A single window of Crassostrea angulata isolate pt1a10 chromosome 8, ASM2561291v2, whole genome shotgun sequence DNA harbors:
- the LOC128158758 gene encoding uncharacterized protein LOC128158758 yields MDPHSSAQDVPRCDLCETAIVHSYCDFCHFNLCTPCIGKHISDGYDKHKIVPFKERRSTLIYPTCEIHPNKNCDFQCEDCGNIFVCSSCTASKQHKGHSFVEVTEVYKTKKGVIKRDTKDFENHISPKYEEIALDLENQLANLDGGYEKLTTTMSKQGEQWHREIDIVIKKMKTEISEIKEKHRDILQKHLNEIKQIQSLIKETLQTIRKIEKSTEVSSTIEYCSKIREFSKLPPKVQVSLPTFIPKPIDREKLYSLFGQITPLSTATEENVLSLNQPKTSVRELMDEPELVATIQTGHEKLRSVTCLNEDRIWTSGQTNDIKCFNIKGSLLQTIKTKSGNWPNDIAVDSNGDLLYADGPKRTVNIVKNGQIEELIRLQGWKPVNLCFTSTGDLLVTMHSVDETQSKVVRYSGSTEKQTIQFDDEDKPLYSGNNNIKYITENRNHDICVADYEAGAVVVVNQDGKLRWRYTGHPSVTRNKPFTPWGITTDSQCRILTADWSNLCIHILDQNGQFLRFIDNCDLKNPNGLCVDNNDNLFMCEFFKGNVKKVKYLK; encoded by the coding sequence ATGGATCCTCATTCCAGTGCCCAGGATGTACCccgatgtgacctttgtgagaccgccatagtacacagctactgtgacttttgtcatTTCAACCTCTGCACGCCATGTATAGGCAAACACATCTCAGATGGATacgacaaacataaaatagtccCTTTTAAGGAACGAAGatcaaccctcatttatccaaCATGTGAAATACATCCAAACAAGAATTGTGATTTTCAGTGTGAGGATTGCggaaacatttttgtttgttcttcctGTACTGCATCTAAGCAGCACAAGGGACATAGCTTTGTAGAAGTTACAGAAGTTTACAAGACAAAGAAAGGAGTTATTAAAAGAGACACAAAAGACTTTGAGAATCATATTTCCCCTAAGTATGAAGAAATTGCACTCGACTTGGAAAATCAGCTTGCCAACCTGGATGGAGGATATGAGAAACTTACAACAACAATGTCCAAACAAGGAGAgcaatggcacagagaaatcgaCATCGTCatcaagaaaatgaaaactgaaatcagcgagataaaagagaaacacagagacattttacagaaacacttaaatgaaatcaaacaaatacagTCTCTcataaaagaaacattacagACCATCAGGAAAATCGAGAAATCCACTGAAGTATCTTCAACCATTGAATACTGCTCTAAGATTAGAGAGTTCAGCAAGCTTCCACCCAAGGTTCAGGTATCACTGCCAACATTCATTCCAAAACCAATAGACCGTGAGAAGCTGTATAGTTTGTTTGGACAGATCACCCCATTATCTACTGCtacagaagaaaatgttttgtcACTAAACCAACCCAAAACTTCAGTCAGAGAACTAATGGATGAACCAGAGCTTGTTGCCACAATACAGACTGGGCATGAAAAACTACGCAGTGTTACCTGTCTTAATGAGGACAGGATTTGGACGAGTGGACAGACCAATGATATCAAATGCTTCAACATTAAAGGTTCACTCCTCCaaacaatcaaaacaaaatcagGAAATTGGCCTAATGATATAGCTGTAGACAGTAATGGGGATCTATTGTACGCTGACGGGCCAAAAAGGACAGTAAACATAGTAAAGAATGGACAGATAGAAGAGTTGATCAGATTACAGGGATGGAAGCCTGTTAACCTGTGTTTCACCTCTACTGGTGATCTCCTGGTTACCATGCATAGTGTTGATGAAACTCAATCCAAAGTTGTCCGTTACTCAGGATCTACAGAGAAACAAACCATTCAATTTGATGATGAAGATAAACCTTTGTACTCAGGGAATAACAATATTAAATACATCACTgagaacagaaaccatgacatctgtgtagctgactATGAGGctggtgcagtagtggtggttaaTCAGGACGGGAAACTCAGATGGAGGTACACTGGTCATCCCTCAGTTACCAGGAACAAACCATTTACACCCTGGggtatcacaacagacagtcagTGTCGTATCCTAACAGCAGACTGGAGCAACCTTTGTATCCACATTCTGgatcagaatggacagtttctccGTTTCATTGATAACTGCGATCTGAAGAATCCTaatggtttatgtgtggacaataATGACAATCTGTTTATGTGCGAGTTCTTCAAAGGCAATGTAAAGAAAGTCAAATATCTAAAGTAG